A single window of Chitinophaga sp. XS-30 DNA harbors:
- a CDS encoding LacI family DNA-binding transcriptional regulator produces MKERHNTNKITIYDIAQALGLSASTVSRALQNNPLINEETREKVQQMATEMGYVPNWIASSLRKKRSNIIGLIVPRTSMYFQSTAISGIQHEAHKYGFSIVIGQSDETVAMEKELVHTFFSLRVDGLLAVASMFTTNFDHFSPFIKNNIPLVFYDRVPLDFPGYTITGDDFKGGFLATEHLIRQGCKRIAHFSGVLTCNLYQQRLAGYKAALAKYKIPFDESLIHIHNLTLDAATEAARNIFSGDNIPDGMFSANDTSAVAFIQEARRKGIKVPEQVKVVGYSNDLSSRIISPSLTTIEQSGYRMGEKAVETLVQLINHDEKIKVPKNYVFEVELIPRESSML; encoded by the coding sequence GTGAAAGAACGCCACAACACGAACAAGATAACCATATACGACATTGCGCAGGCACTGGGCCTGAGCGCTTCCACGGTATCAAGGGCTTTGCAAAACAATCCGCTGATCAACGAGGAAACAAGGGAGAAAGTGCAGCAGATGGCCACCGAAATGGGCTATGTGCCCAACTGGATCGCCTCCAGCCTCCGGAAGAAACGCTCCAATATCATCGGGCTGATCGTTCCCCGTACCAGCATGTACTTTCAAAGTACCGCCATCAGCGGCATCCAGCATGAGGCCCATAAATACGGTTTCAGCATCGTGATCGGGCAATCGGATGAAACGGTGGCGATGGAAAAAGAACTGGTGCACACCTTCTTTTCCCTGCGTGTGGACGGGCTGCTGGCGGTTGCTTCCATGTTCACCACCAACTTCGATCACTTTTCCCCTTTCATCAAAAACAATATCCCGCTGGTATTCTACGACCGCGTACCGCTGGATTTTCCCGGATATACCATCACAGGCGATGATTTCAAAGGGGGATTCCTGGCTACCGAACACCTGATCCGCCAGGGCTGCAAAAGGATCGCACATTTTTCCGGTGTGCTGACCTGCAACCTTTACCAGCAGCGCCTTGCAGGATACAAAGCCGCGCTGGCCAAATACAAGATACCATTCGATGAATCACTGATACACATACATAACCTGACACTGGACGCTGCTACGGAAGCCGCCCGAAATATCTTCTCCGGCGACAATATCCCGGACGGCATGTTCTCCGCCAACGATACTTCCGCCGTTGCTTTCATCCAGGAAGCCAGGCGCAAAGGCATAAAAGTTCCGGAACAGGTGAAAGTTGTCGGTTACTCAAATGACCTTTCTTCCCGCATCATCTCCCCTTCCCTTACCACCATTGAGCAATCTGGTTACAGGATGGGCGAAAAAGCGGTAGAAACACTGGTGCAGCTGATCAACCACGATGAAAAGATCAAAGTACCCAAAAACTATGTTTTTGAAGTAGAACTGATCCCACGGGAATCGTCTATGCTATAA
- a CDS encoding zinc-dependent metalloprotease, giving the protein MHLQSKFVTALAGMVCAACLLTTHPADAQRKKKKDNKPVPAATAPGKDSTARPPMMGGGPKKAAPKKFTEVITPRAKADSGMFNIYKQDDRIFVEIPDKLLGRDILVVSRMSKAPAGVRVGMLGFGGDQINENVIRFEKGPNDRIFLKNISFAERSKDSTQPMYISVMNSNIQPIVAAFDIKAVSKDSSGTVVDMTDYINGDNDVLFFDGRLKSQLKLGAPQGDKSYIEDVRSYPGNMEIKTVKTYTRSGNSPGPGMPPVGGGFATLELNSSLVMLPEVPMQPRYFDPRVGYFATGLTDFDADPQGVKKLIMITRWRLEPKPEDLEKFRRGELVEPKKPIIFYIDPATPAKWRKYLIQGVNDWQGAFEQAGFKNAIFAKMAPTREEDSTWSLEDARYSAIVYKPSEVPNASGPHVHDPRSGEILESHINWYHNVMRLLRNWYFIQASPNDERARKMQFDDELMGELIRFVSSHEVGHTLGLRHNFGSSSTYPVEKLRDKDWVKAHGHAASIMDYARFNYVAQPGDGITGADLYPRINYYDKWAIEWGYKFIPGADADAERSTLNKWTMNRLQDKKYWFGTESNPDDPRSQSEDLGDNAMKASAYGLKNLQRIVPNLMAWTREENEGYSNLAELYNEVLGQYFRYMGHVAKNIGGVYETPKTVEQAGAIYEITPKATQKEAVQFLQKELFTTPSWLLDNDILSRIKGEGPTLILARQEAVLGRLLGAGTINKLINAEAADKNAYSAVAYLNDMRRGIFSELYSNRKIDIYRRNLQKAYVNSLSGLLKAPVVPQGLPAAYASMYPNPTKSDASSIARAQLITLRSEARSAAAGTGDSMSRYHLQDLVERINNILDPK; this is encoded by the coding sequence ATGCATTTACAGAGCAAATTTGTAACGGCTTTGGCCGGCATGGTGTGCGCAGCCTGCCTGCTCACCACCCATCCGGCGGACGCCCAGCGAAAAAAGAAAAAGGATAACAAACCTGTACCTGCCGCCACAGCACCCGGCAAGGATTCCACCGCCCGCCCCCCGATGATGGGAGGAGGCCCGAAAAAAGCCGCTCCAAAGAAATTCACCGAGGTGATCACCCCCAGGGCAAAAGCCGACAGCGGCATGTTCAACATCTACAAACAGGACGACAGGATCTTCGTGGAGATCCCTGACAAACTGCTGGGACGCGACATACTCGTCGTGAGCCGTATGTCCAAAGCTCCCGCCGGCGTACGGGTGGGCATGCTGGGCTTTGGAGGCGACCAGATCAATGAAAACGTGATCCGGTTCGAAAAAGGCCCGAACGACCGCATCTTCCTCAAGAACATCTCTTTCGCCGAAAGGTCCAAAGACTCTACCCAGCCGATGTACATCTCCGTGATGAACTCCAACATCCAGCCTATCGTAGCGGCCTTTGACATCAAAGCGGTCTCGAAAGACAGCAGCGGCACCGTAGTGGATATGACCGATTACATCAACGGGGATAACGATGTCCTCTTCTTCGACGGCAGGCTCAAAAGCCAGCTGAAACTCGGCGCTCCGCAGGGTGACAAGTCCTACATCGAGGACGTGCGCTCTTACCCCGGGAATATGGAGATCAAGACCGTCAAGACCTATACCCGCAGCGGAAACTCCCCCGGCCCCGGCATGCCTCCGGTTGGCGGCGGTTTTGCCACCCTGGAGTTGAACAGCTCCCTGGTTATGCTGCCGGAAGTGCCCATGCAGCCGCGTTACTTCGATCCCCGCGTTGGCTACTTCGCCACCGGCCTCACCGATTTCGATGCGGACCCACAGGGTGTTAAAAAACTGATCATGATCACCCGCTGGCGCCTGGAACCCAAACCGGAAGACCTCGAGAAATTCCGCAGGGGAGAACTGGTAGAACCAAAGAAACCGATCATCTTCTATATCGACCCGGCTACGCCTGCAAAATGGCGCAAATACCTTATTCAGGGTGTGAACGACTGGCAGGGCGCCTTTGAACAGGCTGGCTTCAAAAATGCCATCTTCGCCAAAATGGCCCCCACCCGTGAGGAAGATTCCACCTGGAGCCTGGAGGATGCCCGCTATTCCGCCATCGTTTACAAACCTTCCGAAGTACCGAACGCCAGCGGCCCCCACGTACACGATCCCCGCTCCGGCGAGATCCTGGAAAGCCACATCAACTGGTATCACAACGTGATGCGCCTGCTCCGCAACTGGTACTTTATCCAGGCTTCCCCGAACGATGAGCGCGCCCGCAAAATGCAGTTCGATGACGAGCTGATGGGCGAACTGATCCGCTTCGTATCTTCCCATGAAGTAGGCCACACCCTGGGCCTCCGCCATAACTTCGGCTCCAGCTCAACTTACCCGGTGGAAAAACTGCGCGACAAGGACTGGGTGAAAGCCCACGGCCACGCAGCCTCTATCATGGACTACGCCCGTTTCAACTACGTTGCCCAGCCGGGCGACGGCATTACCGGCGCAGACCTCTATCCCCGTATCAACTATTACGACAAATGGGCGATCGAATGGGGCTACAAATTCATCCCCGGTGCGGACGCGGATGCGGAAAGAAGCACCCTCAACAAATGGACCATGAACCGCCTGCAGGACAAGAAATACTGGTTCGGTACGGAATCAAATCCTGACGACCCGCGCTCCCAGAGCGAAGACCTGGGCGACAATGCCATGAAAGCCAGCGCCTACGGCCTGAAAAACCTGCAGCGCATCGTGCCCAACCTCATGGCCTGGACCCGCGAAGAGAACGAAGGTTATTCCAACCTCGCTGAACTGTATAACGAAGTGCTCGGCCAGTACTTCCGTTACATGGGCCATGTTGCCAAAAACATCGGCGGCGTTTATGAAACGCCCAAGACTGTAGAACAGGCGGGCGCCATATACGAGATCACGCCGAAAGCTACCCAGAAAGAAGCGGTGCAGTTCCTGCAGAAAGAACTGTTCACTACGCCGTCCTGGCTGCTGGACAATGATATCCTGAGCCGCATCAAGGGTGAAGGCCCCACATTGATCCTGGCCCGCCAGGAAGCGGTGCTCGGCAGATTGCTGGGCGCAGGCACCATCAACAAACTGATCAACGCGGAGGCTGCCGACAAGAATGCCTACAGCGCCGTAGCGTACCTGAACGATATGCGCAGAGGCATTTTTTCCGAGCTGTACAGCAACCGGAAGATCGATATCTACAGACGCAACCTGCAAAAGGCGTATGTGAACTCCCTGTCCGGCCTCCTGAAAGCGCCGGTGGTGCCGCAGGGCCTGCCTGCCGCCTACGCTTCCATGTACCCTAATCCGACCAAATCGGATGCCTCCAGCATTGCGCGCGCGCAGCTGATCACCCTGCGCAGCGAAGCCCGCTCCGCAGCAGCAGGCACAGGAGACAGCATGAGCCGCTATCACCTGCAGGATCTCGTAGAACGTATCAATAACATCCTCGATCCCAAATAG
- a CDS encoding MotA/TolQ/ExbB proton channel family protein produces the protein MAETKTTVTAAAAKTSSHQAKKSSNLFALLAVPICIAIAYVFFFLVLGNPDNFMGGNVENHPVEEGIGKWFGTVYKGGLIVPILISILLICITFVIERFLYLSKAKGKFSGAELVRKVQYHLANKNVDAALAECDKQKGSVGNVIKAGLRKYKEMISNNELDTDQKILTIKNEIEETTALELPMMEKNLVFLSTIASVATLVGLFGTVLGMIKAFAAMSSGGAPDSAQLALGISEALINTALGIGTSAIAIIMYNYFTTNIDSITYAIDESGFTLTQSFAANHK, from the coding sequence ATGGCTGAGACTAAAACAACTGTGACTGCAGCTGCTGCCAAAACCTCTTCTCATCAAGCGAAAAAGTCGTCCAACTTGTTTGCTTTGCTGGCTGTGCCCATTTGCATTGCCATTGCGTATGTGTTTTTCTTTCTTGTTTTAGGTAATCCGGACAACTTCATGGGCGGTAACGTTGAGAATCACCCTGTTGAGGAAGGTATCGGCAAATGGTTTGGTACAGTTTACAAAGGCGGTCTCATCGTACCGATACTGATCTCCATCCTGCTGATCTGTATCACTTTCGTGATCGAGCGTTTCCTGTATCTGTCCAAAGCAAAAGGTAAATTCAGCGGTGCTGAACTGGTAAGAAAGGTGCAGTATCACCTGGCCAACAAAAATGTTGATGCAGCCCTGGCAGAATGCGACAAGCAGAAGGGTTCTGTAGGTAATGTGATCAAGGCTGGTCTGAGAAAGTACAAAGAAATGATTTCCAATAATGAGCTGGATACTGATCAGAAGATCCTGACCATTAAGAACGAGATCGAGGAAACAACCGCACTGGAACTGCCGATGATGGAAAAGAACCTGGTGTTCCTGTCCACAATCGCTTCCGTAGCAACCCTGGTAGGTCTGTTCGGTACGGTACTGGGTATGATCAAGGCGTTCGCGGCGATGTCCAGCGGTGGTGCACCCGATTCTGCACAGCTGGCACTTGGTATCTCCGAGGCGTTGATCAACACCGCCCTGGGTATCGGTACTTCCGCTATCGCGATCATCATGTATAACTACTTCACTACCAACATCGACAGCATCACTTACGCGATCGATGAATCTGGTTTCACGCTGACTCAGAGCTTTGCTGCAAATCACAAATAA
- a CDS encoding biopolymer transporter ExbD, whose protein sequence is MPKVKMPRKSTNIDMTAMCDVAFLLLTFFMLATKFKPDEPVAVVTPSSINTQLLPDSDVILLTVASDGRVFFSIDGQGKRKQLIEDLNEQYKLGLDNKEINNFAIGSSVGAELKNLKQLLNMSADERKASNIEKGIPVDSANNELGVWIEYARNVQGQMGSLNKLKYCLQADNDTPYPVIKNILDTFKDKKIQKLNLVTNLKGKPPGSAAALYEAEQQGKH, encoded by the coding sequence ATGCCTAAAGTAAAAATGCCCAGGAAAAGCACGAACATCGACATGACTGCGATGTGTGACGTGGCGTTCCTGTTGCTGACTTTCTTCATGCTGGCAACCAAGTTCAAACCGGACGAGCCGGTGGCTGTGGTTACTCCGTCTTCTATCAACACGCAATTACTGCCAGATTCTGACGTAATTCTGCTGACAGTAGCGAGCGACGGCAGGGTGTTTTTCAGCATAGACGGTCAGGGAAAGAGAAAACAGCTGATTGAGGATCTGAACGAGCAGTACAAGTTGGGCCTTGATAATAAAGAGATCAACAACTTTGCGATAGGGTCCAGCGTTGGTGCTGAGCTCAAAAACCTGAAACAGTTGCTGAACATGAGCGCGGATGAACGGAAAGCCTCGAACATCGAAAAAGGTATTCCTGTTGATTCCGCGAACAACGAACTGGGAGTATGGATTGAGTATGCCCGTAACGTACAGGGCCAGATGGGGAGCCTTAACAAGCTGAAGTATTGTCTCCAGGCGGATAATGATACACCTTACCCGGTGATCAAAAACATCCTGGATACCTTCAAGGACAAGAAGATACAGAAGCTCAACCTGGTAACCAATCTGAAAGGGAAGCCTCCGGGTTCTGCTGCCGCGCTGTATGAGGCTGAGCAACAGGGAAAACATTGA
- a CDS encoding biopolymer transporter ExbD, producing the protein MAEMDTSSSGGGKKHQGTKSKKLSTRVDMTPMVDLGFLLITFFMLTTTMSKPKTMDLIMPKDTEKEEEQNKVKESTALTILLGKKDQVYYYEGLAQDPNASSNPDFFKASSFANTGGIRDIIIKKRDEVAQLRNFKGEPEDVVVIIKADDGATYKNFVDLLDEMAINRIQRYATVDISDQDKQWIKSTEASNGIQ; encoded by the coding sequence ATGGCTGAAATGGATACCAGCAGTAGTGGCGGTGGTAAAAAACACCAGGGGACGAAATCGAAAAAGCTTTCAACCCGTGTAGACATGACACCGATGGTGGATCTGGGTTTTCTCCTGATCACCTTCTTCATGCTCACCACCACTATGTCGAAACCGAAGACGATGGACCTGATCATGCCCAAGGATACAGAGAAAGAGGAGGAGCAGAACAAAGTAAAAGAAAGTACTGCACTGACCATCCTGTTAGGGAAAAAGGACCAGGTTTACTATTACGAAGGATTGGCGCAAGACCCCAATGCTTCCAGCAACCCGGATTTCTTCAAGGCCTCCTCATTTGCCAACACCGGCGGCATCCGCGATATCATCATCAAAAAACGTGATGAGGTTGCACAGCTGCGCAACTTTAAGGGAGAACCTGAGGATGTGGTGGTGATCATCAAGGCAGATGATGGCGCCACTTACAAGAACTTCGTGGATTTATTGGATGAAATGGCAATCAACCGTATCCAGCGGTACGCAACCGTGGATATCAGCGACCAGGACAAGCAATGGATCAAATCTACCGAAGCCTCCAACGGCATTCAGTAG
- a CDS encoding energy transducer TonB has product MDSAKILKTDFLDILFEDRNKNYGAYELRKHYDKRVRNSILITASIALLIVGSYLIYMNIKANDVETVKKPIVEDIKLEDVKLPDDPKTPPPPPPPPAPPPPVKPSVQFTPPVIKKDEEVKAEEEPPKIEEIKEKAVSTKTVEGDPNGIDPGLISDSKGTGVVEAPPPPPKEEIFTFVEQPPTFPGGDAALAKYLSNNIRYPHLATENGISGTVFVSFVVDSEGQIKDVKTVGAKKGGGLEDEAMRVVKKMPKWKPGKQNGRQVSVQFNLPIRFTLQE; this is encoded by the coding sequence ATGGATTCAGCTAAGATTCTTAAGACCGACTTTCTTGATATCCTGTTCGAGGACAGGAACAAGAACTATGGTGCTTATGAGCTTCGTAAGCACTACGACAAACGTGTGCGGAATTCCATCCTGATTACAGCTTCTATTGCGTTGTTGATCGTTGGCAGTTATCTCATTTATATGAATATCAAAGCCAATGATGTTGAAACCGTTAAAAAACCAATAGTTGAAGACATCAAGCTGGAAGACGTGAAGTTGCCGGACGATCCGAAGACTCCGCCTCCGCCACCGCCTCCCCCGGCGCCACCGCCGCCGGTGAAGCCCTCCGTGCAGTTCACGCCGCCGGTGATCAAAAAAGATGAAGAGGTAAAAGCCGAAGAGGAACCTCCGAAGATCGAAGAGATCAAAGAGAAAGCCGTATCTACCAAAACAGTAGAAGGTGATCCCAATGGTATCGATCCGGGCCTTATCAGCGACAGTAAAGGTACCGGTGTGGTAGAAGCACCGCCTCCCCCGCCGAAAGAAGAGATCTTCACCTTTGTGGAGCAACCTCCGACCTTCCCGGGTGGTGATGCAGCCCTTGCCAAATACCTGAGCAACAATATCCGTTACCCGCATCTGGCAACAGAAAACGGTATTTCCGGTACAGTATTCGTATCCTTTGTGGTAGACTCTGAAGGTCAGATCAAAGATGTGAAAACAGTCGGCGCCAAAAAAGGTGGTGGTCTCGAAGACGAAGCCATGCGCGTGGTGAAGAAAATGCCGAAATGGAAACCAGGCAAGCAGAACGGACGCCAGGTATCAGTGCAGTTCAACCTGCCGATCCGCTTTACCCTGCAAGAATAG
- the mnmE gene encoding tRNA uridine-5-carboxymethylaminomethyl(34) synthesis GTPase MnmE, which yields MIGKLGGQDDTIVAIATAPGVGAIAVIRLSGREAIAITDKLFPAKDLSAQPGYTLHFGALSLNGQLIDEVVVSLYRAPRSYTGEEVVEISCHGSPYIQQQIIDACITCGARLARPGEFTQRAFLNGKLDLTQAESVADLIASNTAASHQTALQQMRGGFSQELQALREQLIKFSALIELELDFSQEDVEFADRTALYTLVNSSTAEVEQLIRSFRIGNVIKNGVNTAIIGRPNAGKSTLLNTLLNENRAIVSEIAGTTRDTIEEVLNIGGILFRLIDTAGIRESTDVIESIGVQKSLEKMREAGIVIYLFDVSEMSAEEVQAQAEAFQGSYLLVGNKVDVIGEEAARAKFGSIPGVIFISAKEHVADLKEKLIEQMTGGSVNTENTIITNARHYAALQEVLTALQDVKRGLDEGLPGDLLALDIRRCLFFLADIAGEVTNEDRLDYIFSKFCIGK from the coding sequence ATGATTGGAAAGTTAGGCGGCCAGGACGATACCATCGTAGCCATAGCCACCGCCCCCGGCGTTGGCGCCATTGCCGTGATCCGGCTCAGCGGCAGGGAGGCGATAGCCATTACAGACAAGCTTTTTCCCGCGAAAGACCTGTCCGCGCAGCCGGGCTATACCCTGCACTTTGGTGCGCTGAGTTTGAACGGACAACTGATCGATGAAGTGGTGGTGAGCCTGTATCGCGCCCCGCGGTCTTACACCGGGGAGGAAGTGGTGGAGATCTCCTGTCACGGTTCCCCTTATATCCAGCAGCAGATCATCGACGCCTGTATTACTTGCGGCGCCCGCCTTGCGAGGCCCGGAGAGTTCACGCAACGCGCATTCCTTAACGGCAAGCTGGACCTTACCCAGGCCGAATCCGTAGCCGACCTGATCGCTTCCAATACCGCAGCATCGCATCAAACTGCCCTGCAGCAGATGCGCGGCGGCTTTTCGCAGGAGCTCCAGGCCCTGCGGGAGCAACTGATCAAATTCTCCGCGCTGATAGAGCTGGAACTGGATTTCAGCCAGGAGGATGTGGAGTTTGCGGACCGTACCGCGCTTTATACGCTGGTCAATTCTTCCACCGCGGAAGTGGAACAGCTTATCCGTTCTTTCCGTATCGGCAATGTGATCAAGAATGGTGTGAACACCGCGATCATCGGTCGCCCTAATGCCGGCAAATCCACTTTGCTGAATACCCTGCTGAATGAGAACCGTGCCATCGTCAGCGAAATAGCCGGTACTACGCGGGATACCATAGAAGAAGTATTGAATATCGGCGGCATCCTGTTCCGGTTGATAGACACCGCCGGTATCCGGGAAAGCACCGATGTGATCGAGAGCATCGGGGTACAGAAATCGCTCGAAAAGATGCGGGAAGCCGGTATCGTGATCTATCTTTTTGATGTATCCGAAATGTCTGCTGAAGAAGTGCAGGCACAGGCGGAAGCTTTTCAGGGATCTTATTTGCTGGTGGGCAACAAGGTGGATGTGATCGGGGAAGAAGCTGCGCGCGCGAAGTTCGGCAGCATTCCCGGGGTTATTTTTATTTCCGCGAAGGAGCATGTGGCGGACCTGAAGGAGAAGCTGATAGAGCAGATGACAGGAGGTTCCGTGAATACGGAGAATACGATCATTACGAATGCGCGGCATTATGCGGCGTTACAGGAGGTGCTGACGGCGCTGCAGGATGTGAAGCGTGGGTTGGATGAGGGGTTGCCGGGGGATTTGCTGGCGCTGGATATCCGGCGGTGTTTGTTTTTTCTGGCGGATATTGCGGGGGAGGTGACGAATGAGGATCGGTTGGATTATATATTTTCGAAGTTTTGTATCGGGAAGTAG
- a CDS encoding IPT/TIG domain-containing protein yields MKRHIYLFIAVLMCAFMACRKEVLDVRDFGKVTINSISPAAGPAGTYVVVRGHNFTHLAQDAKVRINNAEVHIVTMSPDSMLIQIPEDAVTGKLEFNFNRTNPIGGHNYSGQVDSAVTGPVYTVDAAVIALPMVMEVLPARGRPGAEITINGYNFKEGQCKVLFGETEGTVTATTATSVTVKVPALEPGMVSLVIQQGTYTVQAGRFEVEEIPKGVKEIFWSSPGKIYKAVMDENGNPVIEILYDNAAVYPNGLTVDQKNGRLYWMDINKVYYGSTDGTIPPTLICSFPETFMLIDIAFDSQNRVYIAAADFAFSGKNHVLRINIDGAGAEEIYKLGEIIPGGLKIDEARGKIYWVDQMFIATYEGSMNGEAEQEAKMLFDGSDGIASATSIAIDDTHVYIMDAGNNEILVGARDGSGTLRKLPIPKEFMSGVGDLEIDPGNQYLYWIVYDFMTSGTMYRCKTDGTGVQRIIENMTEAYHLEILL; encoded by the coding sequence ATGAAAAGACATATATACTTATTCATCGCTGTGCTGATGTGCGCATTCATGGCCTGCCGCAAGGAAGTGCTGGATGTGCGGGACTTCGGCAAAGTGACCATTAATAGTATTTCACCGGCTGCCGGGCCTGCCGGTACTTACGTGGTTGTACGTGGCCATAATTTCACGCATCTGGCACAAGACGCAAAAGTCCGTATCAACAATGCCGAGGTACATATCGTTACCATGTCGCCGGACAGTATGCTGATACAAATACCGGAAGACGCTGTTACCGGGAAGCTGGAATTCAATTTTAACAGGACGAACCCGATCGGGGGGCATAACTATAGCGGGCAGGTAGATTCGGCTGTTACAGGGCCTGTTTATACGGTTGACGCGGCTGTTATTGCCTTGCCGATGGTCATGGAGGTATTGCCCGCACGGGGGAGGCCCGGCGCGGAGATCACCATCAACGGATATAATTTCAAGGAGGGGCAGTGCAAGGTGCTTTTCGGCGAAACGGAAGGTACGGTCACGGCAACCACCGCCACTTCCGTAACGGTGAAAGTGCCCGCTTTAGAGCCAGGTATGGTATCGCTTGTTATACAGCAGGGTACGTATACGGTGCAGGCAGGGAGATTTGAGGTGGAAGAAATACCAAAGGGGGTAAAAGAGATCTTCTGGTCATCACCGGGCAAGATCTACAAGGCTGTGATGGATGAAAACGGCAATCCCGTTATAGAAATCCTATATGACAACGCCGCCGTTTATCCCAATGGGCTAACAGTTGATCAAAAGAATGGGCGCCTGTACTGGATGGACATCAATAAAGTTTACTACGGCAGCACGGATGGCACGATCCCTCCCACCCTCATCTGCTCGTTTCCGGAAACCTTCATGCTGATAGATATTGCTTTTGACAGCCAGAACAGGGTATATATAGCTGCGGCAGACTTTGCCTTTTCCGGCAAGAATCACGTTCTGAGAATAAATATAGACGGGGCCGGAGCAGAAGAGATCTACAAGCTGGGAGAAATAATTCCCGGAGGACTAAAAATAGATGAGGCCCGCGGGAAAATATACTGGGTAGATCAAATGTTTATAGCGACTTATGAAGGCAGCATGAATGGCGAGGCAGAACAGGAAGCTAAAATGTTATTCGATGGCAGTGATGGTATTGCTTCAGCAACAAGCATTGCAATAGATGACACGCACGTTTATATCATGGACGCCGGCAACAACGAGATTTTGGTGGGTGCGCGGGATGGCTCGGGAACGCTCCGGAAGCTGCCGATCCCCAAGGAATTTATGAGCGGAGTAGGAGACCTGGAAATAGACCCGGGTAATCAATACTTATACTGGATCGTATATGATTTTATGACGTCAGGTACAATGTATCGTTGTAAAACAGACGGCACAGGAGTACAACGGATCATCGAAAATATGACCGAAGCGTATCATCTGGAGATTCTTCTATAA